A genome region from Macaca nemestrina isolate mMacNem1 chromosome 15, mMacNem.hap1, whole genome shotgun sequence includes the following:
- the LOC105464416 gene encoding cyclic AMP-dependent transcription factor ATF-4, which yields MTEMSFLSSEVLVGDLMSPFDQSGLGAEESLGLLDDYLEVAKHFKPHGFSSDKAKAGSSEWLAVDGLVSPSNNGKEDAFSGTDWMLEKMDLKEFDFDALLGIDDLETMPDDLLTTLDDTCDLFAPLVQETNKEPPQTVNPIGHLPESLTKPDQVAPFTFLQPLPLSPGVLSSTPDHSFSLELGSEVDITEGDRKPDATAYVAMIPPCIKEEDTPSDNDSGICMSPESYLGSPQHSPSTRGSPNRSLPSPGVLCGSARPKPYDPPGEKMVEAKVKGEKLDKKLKKMEQNKTAATRYRQKKRAEQEALTGECKELEKKNEALKERADSLAKEIQYLKDLIEEVRKARGKKRVP from the exons ATGACCGAAATGAGCTTCCTGAGCAGCGAGGTGTTGGTGGGGGACTTGATGTCCCCCTTCGACCAGTCGGGTTTGGGGGCTGAAGAAAGCCTAGGTCTCTTAGATGACTACCTGGAGGTGGCCAAGCACTTCAAACCTCATGGGTTCTCCAGCGACAAGGCTAAGGCGGGCTCCTCCGAATGGCTGGCTGTGGATGGGTTGGTCAGTCCCTCCAACAACGGCAAGG AGGATGCCTTCTCCGGGACAGATTGGATGTTGGAGAAAATGGATTTGAAGGAGTTCGACTTTGATGCCCTGTTGGGTATAGATGACCTGGAAACCATGCCAGATGACCTTTTGACCACGTTGGATGACACGTGTGATCTCTTTGCCCCCCTAGTCCAGGAGACTAACAAGGAGCCCCCCCAGACGGTGAACCCAATTGGCCATCTCCCAGAAAGTTTAACAAAACCCGACCAGGTTGCCCCCTTCACCTTCTTGCAACCTCTTCCCCTTTCCCCAGGGGTCCTGTCCTCCACTCCAGATCATTCCTTTAGTTTAGAGCTGGGCAGTGAAGTGGATATCACTGAAGGAGATAGGAAGCCAGATGCCACTGCTTATGTTGCCATGATCCCTCCGTGCATAAAGGAGGAAGACACCCCCTCAGATAATGATAGTGGCATCTGTATGAGCCCGGAGTCCTATCTGGGCTCTCCTCAGCATAGCCCGTCTACCAGGGGCTCTCCAAATAGGAGCCTCCCATCTCCAGGTGTTCTCTGTGGCTCTGCCCGCCCCAAACCTTACGACCCTCCTGGAGAGAAGATGGTAGAAGCAAAAGTAAAGGGTGAGAAACTGGATAAGAAGCTGAAAAAAATGGAGCAAAACAAGACAGCAGCCACTAGGTACCGCCAGAAGAAGAGGGCGGAGCAGGAGGCCCTCACTGGCGAGTGCAAAGAGCTGGAAAAGAAGAATGAGGCTTTAAAAGAGAGGGCGGATTCCCTGGCCAAGGAGATCCAGTACCTGAAAGATTTGATAGAAGAGGTCCGCAAGGCAAGGGGGAAGAAAAGGGTCCCCTAG